In Pseudobacter ginsenosidimutans, the following are encoded in one genomic region:
- a CDS encoding methylated-DNA--[protein]-cysteine S-methyltransferase, with product MLFEKRELYRSLTAEQHQYNTIARAIEYLYANFKDQPDLEEVAAQVHVSPFHFQRMFTDWAGISPKRFMQYLTADFLKEKLRDFSSIADAADAAGLSSQSRVYDLFVTLEAVTPQEFREKGEGIVIDYGFHSTPFGEVIIGATPRGICYLHFLADADHEKAIQQLQLSWEKAVLQHNPQKTALLTEMVFDPSKRKEKLNVLVKGTNFQVKVWNALLKIPSGSLTTYQDVAREIGNPRALQAVGSAVGANPVAFLIPCHRVIRKNLVLADYMWGPERKKAILGWELSRDIIVPETGIL from the coding sequence ATGTTATTTGAAAAGAGAGAACTTTACCGTTCCTTGACAGCAGAACAACATCAATACAATACTATCGCCAGGGCCATCGAGTACCTGTATGCCAACTTCAAAGACCAGCCTGACCTGGAAGAAGTGGCCGCGCAGGTGCATGTGAGCCCCTTTCATTTCCAGCGCATGTTCACGGATTGGGCGGGCATCAGTCCCAAACGTTTCATGCAATACCTGACGGCCGATTTTCTCAAAGAGAAACTGAGGGATTTTTCCAGTATAGCCGATGCTGCCGATGCCGCAGGGCTCAGCAGCCAGAGCCGTGTGTACGATCTGTTTGTAACGCTGGAAGCCGTTACACCACAGGAGTTCAGGGAAAAAGGAGAGGGCATCGTCATCGATTATGGTTTCCATTCAACACCATTTGGCGAAGTGATCATCGGCGCCACGCCGCGCGGCATCTGCTACCTGCATTTTCTGGCGGATGCAGATCATGAAAAAGCCATTCAGCAATTGCAGTTGAGTTGGGAGAAAGCCGTGCTGCAACACAATCCGCAAAAGACAGCCCTTTTGACTGAAATGGTTTTCGATCCTTCCAAAAGAAAGGAAAAACTGAACGTGCTGGTGAAAGGAACCAATTTCCAGGTAAAGGTTTGGAATGCACTCTTAAAAATTCCTTCCGGATCGCTGACCACTTACCAGGATGTGGCCAGGGAGATCGGGAACCCGCGTGCACTGCAGGCCGTAGGATCCGCTGTAGGAGCCAATCCAGTTGCTTTTCTCATCCCCTGTCACCGGGTGATCCGTAAGAACCTGGTGCTGGCCGACTATATGTGGGGACCGGAACGCAAGAAAGCCATCCTCGGATGGGAGCTTAGTCGCGATATTATTGTACCGGAAACCGGTATTTTATAG